Genomic DNA from Triticum dicoccoides isolate Atlit2015 ecotype Zavitan chromosome 4B, WEW_v2.0, whole genome shotgun sequence:
AGGTACCTCAGCCGGCCACTACTGTGTCTAGTTCTTAACGCTAACAGAATCATTTTATTGGAAAGGAACTAAACAGATGCATGTTAGAGTCGTATTTGGAGGGGAATAAGGGATTATGCTCCCTCAATTTATTCTTACATTTTTTTAAGCTAGAGATCATTTTTCCTAAAAATTTAAGGATTGCTCACTAGTCACTACCCCTGCCGTGTGGTTGTGATGAATAAATTAATTAGTTTGCATCCCACGCTAACCCACCGACCTAATCAGTCGAGCTGACTGTGCCAAGAATTAAATAAACTATTAATAATAAATTAATTTTCTGACCGAATGATTTGAACCAGTCCTCAGGTGCATAATGGCAGTTGCACTATTTATTTGAAGGTAGCAACATGGTTTGTTCTTGGATAAAACACAACACTTGCACGATACATTTTATTAATGATGTGTGGTACAATTAGTTGCATCACTGAACAAAGAACCCCCATCAACTATTAATCGAGGAAGGGGTAGTCAGTGTAGCCGATGACGGGGTCAGAGATGTAGAAGGTCATCCTATCATACTTGTTCAGCTCTGCGCCGATCTCAAACCTCTTTGGCAGGTCTGGATTCGCCAAGAACGATCGCCCGAAGGAGACCAAATCAGTGTACCCATCAGCGACCACCTTGCCCCCTTCCTCGCGGTCGTACCCGCCATTGGCCATAAATGTACCCTTGAACGCCTCCCTGTATGGCAGCAAGCGCTTCGGGACCACCCTTCGTCCATCAACGATGGCCATCCTCGGCTCGACCATGTGGAGATAGATGATGTTGTAGTTGTTGAGTTTGGTGGACATGTGGAGCGCGAGGGCGTGCGGGTCAGAGTCGTGGCAGTCCATGTAGTCGGTGAAGGGGGAGAGGCGGATGCCCACACGGTGGCCACCGACCTCCTTCACGACGGCATCCACCACCTCGAGAGCAAAGCGACACCGGTTCTCGATGCTGCCACCATACTCGTCGGTGCGGTCATTCGCACTGTCCTTGAGGAACTGCTCAATTAGGTACCCATTCGCCCCGTGGATCTCCACACCGTCAAAACCTGCCACGCCATTGACATTAGATTGAGCAATACATGTATCCACTGGGAATTGTGTATTCGTATTTTTTTCCAAAGAGTAGTTGTTTAAGAAAGAGAAGTTTGACCAGTCATTTTTAAGAAAATCGTGCATATCAATAGCGTACCAGTGTCGATGGCGTTCCTGGCCGCCTTCCTGAAGTCGTCGACGATGGCCGGTATCTCCTCCACCTTGAGCCTCCTCGGCGGCGCGAACTCCTCCAGCCTCCCGTCATAGCTCATTTGCGGGCCCACCCCCTTGTCCGTGCACGACAGCGGCGCGGCACCGCCGGGCTGGTACTCATAGGTGGACACGCGGCCGACGTGCCAGATCTGGCAGAAGATGAGCGCGCCCTTGGCGTGCACTGCATCGACAATTGGCTTCCATGCCTCGACGTGCTCCGCCGTCCAGACGCCCGGTGTATCGCGGTACCCCTGGGCCGTGTCGGAGACCCCGGTGGCCTCGGTGATGAGCAACCCGCCGGCGGAGGCGCGCTGGGAGTAGTACAAGGCGGCGTGCGGCTGCGGCACGTTGCCGTAGGAGCGCTGGCGGGTGAGCGGGGCCAGGACGATCCGGTGGGCGAGGTTGAGCTGGCCCATCTTGTACGGCGTCAGGAGAGGGATGGGCTCCATTGTTGAAGGGCTGAAGTTCTCTCTTGGGCTCCCGAAGGTTGATCAATGACAGCAGCTGCTAGCTAGCTTGTGTGATATGcagaacgaggaggaagaagaagatgcccagTGAGTGGAGTGGAGTCGATGGGCCTGGACATCCATTTTATAGACATTTTTTCCTCGCATGCAATGACGTGATATGATACGTACTACTCCATATGATATTGTTATAGTGACATTATTGCTAATATTAAAGTACGTGAGGAACATGGGAGGCATCCGGCTGCCGCTTTAGCCGCCTTCATCGATCAGTCACATACATCATAGGTGAGCTAAGCAGCATGGAACAGAAAGGCATCATAATATATTTTATGAATTATGTGTCACCGACGATGCAACAATTTGAACGACCACGTGTCACACCGACGCATCAAGGTCTGCCTTTTGACTCCTGCTAGAGAGGGACAGCAGCGATGTattataagggcatgtacaatggaggcATCGCCCTGGTGCTGCCTCAGCTCTTAAACTAATCAAAAAATAATGAAGCCATCATTTTAAAAAAATTCTGTCCAACGGAGGCCACACTATGTAGCGAAGCATTGTTTAATTTCTGTTCTCTCTATCCCTCTCTTGCATGCATCAGCGCAGCATGTCTTTTCTTCCTTTCTTCACTTTTCACGTATGAGGAAGCTGGCTCTTCTGCAGACTACACTTGCTACTGCGGGGCTATA
This window encodes:
- the LOC119294833 gene encoding putative 12-oxophytodienoate reductase 5, producing MEPIPLLTPYKMGQLNLAHRIVLAPLTRQRSYGNVPQPHAALYYSQRASAGGLLITEATGVSDTAQGYRDTPGVWTAEHVEAWKPIVDAVHAKGALIFCQIWHVGRVSTYEYQPGGAAPLSCTDKGVGPQMSYDGRLEEFAPPRRLKVEEIPAIVDDFRKAARNAIDTGFDGVEIHGANGYLIEQFLKDSANDRTDEYGGSIENRCRFALEVVDAVVKEVGGHRVGIRLSPFTDYMDCHDSDPHALALHMSTKLNNYNIIYLHMVEPRMAIVDGRRVVPKRLLPYREAFKGTFMANGGYDREEGGKVVADGYTDLVSFGRSFLANPDLPKRFEIGAELNKYDRMTFYISDPVIGYTDYPFLD